A window of Polaribacter litorisediminis contains these coding sequences:
- a CDS encoding peptide chain release factor 3 — MSFLKEIARRRTFGIISHPDAGKTTLTEKLLLFGGAIQEAGAVKNNKIKKGATSDFMEIERQRGISVATSVLAFIYKDKKINILDTPGHKDFAEDTFRTLTAVDSVIVVIDVAKGVEPQTEKLVEVCRMRSIPMLVFINKLDREGKDAFDLLDEVEQKLGLRVTPMSFPIGMGYDFKGIYNIWEKKLNLFSGDNKQTISEGVQFDDLANPELDKIVGKKAADTLREEIELISEVYPDFNRDEYLRGELQPVFFGSALNNFGVKELLDAFIEIAPAPQPKKAEERLVDSKEKKMTGFVFKIHANMDPKHRDRLAFIKIVSGIFKRNSPYLHVRNGKKVKFSSPNAFFAEKKEIVDESFPGDIVGIHDTGNFKIGDTLTEGEVLNFKGIPSFSPEHFRYVNNADPMKSKQLYKGLDQLMDEGVAQLFILEMNGRRVIGTVGALQFEVIQYRLEHEYGAKCTYENLNVHKACWVEPDNIKSEEFKEFKRVKQRYLAKDKQGQLVFLADSAFTIQMTQSKYPSVKLHFTSEFKN, encoded by the coding sequence ATGAGTTTTTTAAAAGAAATAGCACGTAGAAGAACATTTGGTATTATATCCCATCCAGATGCAGGTAAAACGACTCTTACTGAAAAGTTATTATTATTTGGTGGTGCCATTCAAGAAGCAGGTGCTGTAAAAAATAATAAAATTAAAAAAGGCGCAACTTCCGATTTTATGGAAATTGAGCGACAAAGGGGAATTTCTGTAGCCACCTCCGTATTAGCATTTATTTACAAAGACAAAAAAATAAACATTTTAGACACACCTGGTCATAAAGATTTTGCAGAAGATACGTTTAGAACCTTAACGGCTGTAGATAGTGTGATTGTTGTAATTGATGTTGCAAAAGGTGTTGAGCCACAAACCGAAAAATTAGTAGAAGTTTGTAGAATGAGAAGCATACCAATGTTGGTTTTTATCAATAAATTGGATAGAGAAGGTAAAGATGCTTTTGATTTACTAGATGAAGTTGAGCAAAAATTAGGTTTGCGAGTAACCCCAATGAGTTTCCCAATCGGAATGGGATATGACTTTAAAGGAATTTATAATATTTGGGAAAAGAAATTAAATCTTTTTTCTGGCGATAATAAGCAAACTATCTCCGAAGGTGTTCAATTTGATGATCTTGCAAATCCTGAATTAGACAAAATTGTTGGCAAAAAAGCCGCAGATACTTTACGCGAAGAAATCGAATTAATTAGTGAGGTTTATCCTGATTTTAATAGAGACGAATATTTAAGAGGAGAATTACAACCCGTATTTTTTGGTTCTGCCTTAAATAATTTTGGAGTAAAAGAATTGTTAGATGCCTTTATTGAAATTGCTCCTGCACCGCAACCTAAAAAAGCGGAAGAGCGTTTGGTAGATTCTAAGGAAAAAAAAATGACCGGTTTCGTGTTTAAAATCCATGCCAATATGGATCCTAAACACAGAGACAGATTGGCTTTTATCAAAATAGTATCAGGAATCTTTAAAAGAAATTCGCCATATTTACATGTTCGAAATGGTAAAAAAGTAAAATTTTCGAGTCCGAATGCATTCTTTGCAGAAAAGAAAGAAATTGTAGATGAGTCTTTTCCTGGAGATATTGTTGGGATTCATGATACGGGTAATTTTAAAATTGGTGATACCTTAACAGAAGGAGAAGTCTTAAATTTTAAAGGAATTCCTAGTTTTTCTCCAGAACATTTTAGGTATGTAAACAATGCAGACCCCATGAAATCTAAACAATTATACAAAGGTTTAGATCAATTAATGGATGAAGGTGTTGCGCAATTATTTATTTTAGAAATGAACGGGCGAAGAGTAATTGGTACCGTAGGTGCTTTACAATTTGAAGTAATACAATACCGATTAGAACATGAATATGGTGCGAAATGTACCTATGAAAATTTAAACGTACACAAAGCTTGTTGGGTTGAACCTGATAATATTAAAAGTGAAGAGTTTAAAGAATTTAAGCGCGTAAAGCAACGCTATTTGGCCAAAGATAAACAAGGTCAATTGGTGTTTTTGGCGGACTCTGCTTTTACCATACAAATGACACAGAGTAAATATCCTTCGGTAAAATTGCATTTTACAAGCGAATTTAAAAATTAA
- a CDS encoding 6-pyruvoyl trahydropterin synthase family protein — translation MPKVTVHRKAHFNAAHRLYKKEWSDEKNFEVFSKCSNPNFHGHNYELIVSLTGEIDKETGYVYDLGILKNIIKSEIEDCFDHKNLNIEVPEFRALNPTAENIAVVIYDKLRKQLPDHLDLKITLYETPRNFVTYAG, via the coding sequence ATGCCTAAAGTTACCGTTCATAGAAAAGCACATTTTAATGCAGCACACAGATTGTATAAAAAAGAGTGGTCTGATGAAAAAAACTTTGAAGTTTTTAGCAAATGTAGCAACCCTAATTTTCATGGTCATAATTATGAGCTAATCGTATCTTTAACAGGTGAAATTGATAAAGAAACGGGCTATGTGTATGATTTAGGAATTTTAAAGAATATTATAAAATCTGAAATTGAAGATTGCTTTGATCATAAAAATCTAAACATTGAAGTGCCAGAATTTAGAGCGCTAAACCCAACCGCAGAAAATATAGCCGTGGTTATTTATGATAAATTAAGAAAACAGCTTCCAGATCATTTAGATTTAAAAATTACCTTGTACGAAACTCCCAGAAACTTTGTGACCTACGCTGGTTAG
- a CDS encoding peptidylprolyl isomerase, with protein MKKPIKILAIILIVFLYQCNQKSTKEKNTEENKKEEKLKHKNGSKTNSDLENKIIKPWDSLNSKNTEAFLTEYGKQNPETKVIIKTKFGDIKLRLYEDVPVHRANFIFLTKIKYFNTTVIYRVAKNFVIQGGNSDNMYTQKQRRKYGNYLMKPEFKAHRTHKYGALAAARQWEKNPNKLSSPFEFYMVHKRDGAHHLDNEHTVFGEVISGFDTLDKISKVKVGVDEWPVNDIAMTIEILN; from the coding sequence TTGAAAAAACCTATTAAAATATTGGCGATAATCCTAATTGTTTTCTTGTATCAATGCAATCAGAAATCAACAAAAGAAAAAAATACGGAAGAAAACAAGAAAGAAGAAAAACTTAAACATAAGAATGGTTCTAAAACAAATTCAGATCTCGAAAACAAAATTATAAAACCTTGGGATAGCCTAAACAGCAAAAATACAGAAGCCTTTTTGACAGAATATGGCAAACAAAACCCAGAAACCAAAGTTATTATTAAAACAAAATTTGGCGATATAAAATTGAGATTATATGAAGATGTACCTGTACACAGAGCTAATTTTATTTTTCTTACAAAAATTAAATATTTTAATACCACCGTTATTTATAGAGTAGCAAAAAACTTTGTGATTCAAGGTGGTAATTCTGATAATATGTACACTCAAAAACAGCGCAGAAAATACGGAAATTATTTAATGAAACCAGAGTTTAAAGCGCATAGAACTCATAAATATGGCGCTTTAGCAGCAGCAAGACAATGGGAAAAAAACCCTAATAAATTATCGAGTCCTTTTGAGTTTTACATGGTTCATAAAAGAGATGGTGCACATCATTTAGATAATGAACATACCGTTTTTGGCGAGGTTATTTCTGGTTTTGATACCCTAGATAAAATATCTAAAGTAAAAGTGGGTGTTGATGAGTGGCCCGTGAATGATATAGCAATGACCATTGAAATTTTGAATTAA
- the idi gene encoding isopentenyl-diphosphate Delta-isomerase translates to MEELVVLVDEKNNQIGLMPKMEAHEKALLHRAFSVFIFNKKGELMLQQRAASKYHSPLLWTNTCCSHQRDGESNLAAGKRRLQEEMGFTTPLKEVFSFVYKAPFDNGLTEHEFDHVLIGYFDDEPHINKEEAEAYKWMLLEDVKNDIEAHPSNYTEWFKIIFKESYQKLTNA, encoded by the coding sequence ATGGAGGAATTAGTTGTTTTAGTTGATGAAAAAAATAACCAAATAGGGTTAATGCCAAAAATGGAAGCGCACGAAAAAGCTCTTTTACATCGGGCTTTCTCGGTATTTATTTTCAATAAAAAAGGAGAATTAATGTTGCAACAAAGAGCAGCATCAAAATACCATTCTCCTTTATTATGGACCAATACATGTTGTTCTCATCAAAGAGACGGTGAAAGTAATTTAGCAGCAGGTAAACGTCGATTGCAAGAAGAAATGGGGTTTACAACCCCTTTAAAAGAAGTGTTTTCTTTTGTGTACAAGGCTCCTTTTGATAATGGTTTAACAGAGCATGAATTTGACCATGTACTTATTGGATATTTTGATGACGAACCTCATATTAATAAAGAAGAAGCTGAAGCCTATAAATGGATGCTTTTAGAAGACGTTAAAAATGATATTGAAGCGCATCCTTCAAACTACACGGAGTGGTTTAAAATAATTTTTAAAGAATCTTATCAAAAACTTACAAATGCCTAA
- the lipA gene encoding lipoyl synthase yields MAIESVVLPERPKKPKWLRVKLPVGKKYTELRGLVDKYKLNTICTSGSCPNMGECWGEGTATFMILGNICTRSCGFCGVKTGRPETVEWDEPEKVARSIKIMGIKHAVITSVDRDDLKDGGSIIWAETVEAIRRANPNTTLETLIPDFQGNTKQIDRIIEVHPEVVSHNMETVRRLTREVRIQAKYDRSLGVLKYLKDNGMRSKTGLMLGLGETEEEVIETMKDLQGVGLDVLTIGQYLQPTKKHLPLKEFITPEQFKKYETIGLEMGFMYVESGPLVRSSYKAHKHAK; encoded by the coding sequence ATGGCGATAGAATCTGTAGTACTTCCTGAAAGACCCAAAAAACCAAAATGGTTACGCGTAAAATTACCAGTTGGTAAAAAATATACTGAATTAAGAGGTTTGGTGGATAAATATAAATTAAACACCATTTGTACCAGCGGAAGTTGTCCGAATATGGGAGAATGTTGGGGAGAGGGAACCGCAACTTTTATGATTTTAGGGAATATATGTACGCGTTCTTGTGGATTTTGTGGCGTAAAAACAGGAAGGCCAGAAACTGTAGAATGGGATGAACCTGAAAAAGTTGCACGATCTATTAAAATTATGGGCATTAAGCATGCTGTAATTACATCGGTGGATAGAGATGATTTAAAAGACGGTGGGTCTATTATTTGGGCAGAAACTGTAGAGGCTATTCGTAGAGCAAATCCGAATACAACTTTAGAAACTTTAATTCCAGATTTTCAAGGCAACACCAAACAAATTGACCGCATTATTGAAGTGCATCCCGAAGTGGTTTCTCATAATATGGAAACGGTAAGAAGATTAACTCGTGAAGTTCGAATTCAAGCAAAATACGACAGAAGTTTAGGGGTATTAAAATATCTTAAAGATAACGGAATGCGCTCAAAAACAGGTTTGATGTTGGGTTTGGGTGAAACTGAAGAAGAAGTAATAGAAACTATGAAAGACTTGCAAGGTGTTGGTTTAGATGTGTTAACAATTGGACAATATTTACAACCTACTAAAAAGCATTTACCACTAAAAGAATTTATAACACCAGAACAATTTAAAAAATACGAAACTATTGGTCTAGAAATGGGCTTTATGTATGTAGAAAGCGGACCATTGGTACGTTCATCTTACAAGGCTCATAAACATGCTAAATAA
- a CDS encoding hybrid sensor histidine kinase/response regulator gives MKKTSNGNEQQDKKPRKLSDYIQLLSEAQEMAHMGSWEWNVVTNEVEWSDMMFILLGLKPSSTMPSYQLALHHVHPDDKERYEKAIQETLANKTTFYLENKIVKEDNSVISVISRAKCFLDEDENLIRMVGTVQEISLQKRLEKAHIKHQRLIAFGEMASSIAHDFNNSLQSMIGNLEIVKIQKGLSDSSLDKLNNIMNVITDVSERVNALQSFSDTVNENVESELIDLNSILKESLNESQPFWKDNIEKIGLKINITTVFADSPKINCNKGELKSVIFNLIKNSIEAMPEGGNIIIETCIKAKSVFITFTDTGIGMDEESKLKIFQPFYTTKGFKEGRGLGMSGVYGLINKHGGNIGVKFSELGKGTIIEIVYPISKQNEIEEISKNRKMVNKHYNVLWVDDDLSIRENASELIELMGHKCGIANGGKNALKYLNHNKCDIVFTDIGMPEMNGWELSKNIRNTCGDKIKIVVVTGWDIDENTKNDHDVNFVLQKPFTMEQIKEIIMNV, from the coding sequence ATGAAAAAGACTAGCAATGGAAATGAGCAACAAGATAAAAAGCCAAGAAAACTTTCCGATTATATTCAATTATTAAGTGAAGCACAAGAGATGGCTCATATGGGCAGTTGGGAATGGAATGTGGTGACAAATGAAGTTGAATGGTCGGACATGATGTTTATCTTATTAGGTTTAAAACCTAGTTCAACAATGCCTTCTTATCAACTAGCGCTTCATCATGTACATCCAGATGATAAGGAGCGTTATGAAAAAGCCATACAAGAAACCTTAGCTAATAAAACAACTTTCTATCTTGAAAATAAAATTGTTAAAGAAGATAATTCGGTTATTTCAGTTATTTCAAGAGCAAAATGTTTTTTAGATGAAGATGAAAATCTAATTAGAATGGTTGGAACGGTGCAGGAAATTTCCTTGCAAAAACGATTGGAGAAGGCACATATAAAGCATCAAAGACTTATAGCATTTGGGGAAATGGCATCTTCTATAGCTCATGATTTTAATAATTCACTTCAATCAATGATTGGGAATTTAGAAATTGTAAAAATTCAAAAGGGGTTATCAGATTCTAGTCTTGACAAGTTAAATAATATTATGAATGTTATAACCGACGTTTCTGAAAGGGTTAATGCGTTGCAAAGTTTTAGTGATACCGTAAATGAAAACGTAGAATCTGAACTGATAGATTTAAATTCAATTCTTAAAGAAAGCTTAAATGAATCACAACCTTTTTGGAAAGACAACATAGAAAAAATTGGATTAAAAATAAATATAACAACAGTTTTTGCAGATTCCCCAAAGATTAATTGTAATAAAGGAGAGTTAAAATCGGTAATCTTTAATTTAATTAAAAATAGTATTGAAGCAATGCCCGAAGGCGGAAATATTATTATTGAAACATGCATAAAAGCCAAAAGTGTATTCATTACTTTTACAGATACAGGTATTGGAATGGATGAAGAAAGTAAATTAAAAATATTTCAACCGTTTTATACTACAAAAGGATTTAAGGAAGGAAGAGGGCTTGGAATGAGCGGTGTTTACGGCTTAATAAATAAACATGGAGGTAATATTGGTGTTAAATTTTCGGAATTAGGCAAAGGAACAATAATTGAAATTGTGTACCCAATAAGTAAACAAAATGAAATAGAAGAAATTAGCAAAAATAGAAAAATGGTAAATAAACATTATAATGTTTTATGGGTAGATGATGATTTATCAATAAGAGAAAATGCTAGTGAATTGATAGAATTAATGGGTCATAAATGCGGTATTGCAAATGGAGGAAAAAATGCCTTGAAGTATCTAAATCATAACAAATGCGACATCGTATTTACAGATATTGGGATGCCTGAAATGAATGGATGGGAGTTATCAAAAAACATTAGGAATACATGCGGAGATAAAATTAAAATTGTAGTTGTAACAGGTTGGGACATTGATGAAAATACTAAAAATGATCATGACGTTAATTTTGTTTTACAAAAGCCTTTTACTATGGAACAAATAAAAGAAATTATTATGAATGTATAA